CAGACTGAGTCAAAACATATACCAAAAGACAGTCCATAACAAAAACCCTGCACTGGTTGCTTACACAACCTTTTGACTGCTTCCATTTCAACAGTAAATAATTCACCAGAACCATTCAATCAGATCGCCCGCTGGCACCACATGCAAACATGTCCATGGCGCTGAAACAAGTCTTCAACAAAGACAGGACATTCCGGCCCAAGCGCAAGTTTGAGCCCGGGACGCAGCGCTTCGAGTTGCACAAGAAGGCCCAGGCATCTCTAAACGCGGGGCTGGACCTGAAGCAGGCTGTGCAGCTGCCCCACGGTGAGGACCTCAATGACTGGGTGGCCGTCCACGTGGTCGACTTCTTTAACCGCATCAACCTCATTTACGGCACCATCAGCGACTCCTGCACCGATCAGACCTGCCCTGTCATGTCCGGTGGGCCCAAGTATGAATATCGCTGGCAGGACGAGAACAAGTACAAGAGGCCGACGGCGCTTTCAGCCCCAAAATACATGAGCCTGCTCATGGATTGGATTGAGGTACAAATCAACAATGAGAACATCTTCCCCACTAATGTTGGTAAGTGTTAAgattacatatagccccttaaCCTCTATGCTGAGAATATCCAGAATTAGGTCACGGACATTTTCGTTTTGTGCGTCATCGAAAAGAGTGTTTCCAGAATAAGAAACTTTATCTGGGCATGTCAACATTCAAGACATCCTGCTGTAAAGGATCTAATCCTTGAGTCAGATAGTGAGCTCCTTGTGTCCAAACCAAGCCACCACCCATTCTAATCATAGTCAATGTCCACAGACTCCTAACCTCACATCAAGTTATTGTCAATTAAGCAATTTCAGTTCATCCCAAATGCTCAAAGTGATGTCTTAAGATTTTGTACAGTTAAAGGTGGTGTGTGTGCCATTCTAATTGAGTACACATCTTTGTGTCAAATTCAGCGAATATCTCTTCACGGTCCATTAGCTGtccgttctgtgtgtgtgctcaaaaaaatctggtgttcgactttgtacacagccctggctcggTAAATGTCAAACAAAGTGGCTTGGACCCTATTCCAGCCATTCAAGCCATGATGTGTTTATCCGGTAATGTTGCATTACTTTCTCACTGACTGTGTAACTGACAGTTGAGAGTatcactgtctggagctggtgtgctggttCAGGGAAACTGTCTCGTGCTCTCTGCCTGTTCGTTTCGCAGTAGCAActgtagcgacagtttgctaacccacaacttggCTAACTTCAgctacattacttgctgtgtcgttgtttgCTCTATATCGCACCTTTAAACCACCAGTTTATGATATAAAAACCGACAGAAGCAGCTGATTATCACAGTTGAGATGCTGTAGCCCAGTGGTTCCCAATTTAGGTGTCGAAGGGTCGCAAACGGAACAGAAGAGGAAAGCGGAAAGGAACATATTTATGATGCACAAAGCTATGCTTATATTTTAGATTTCACTCACTTTGGGGGACTCTAAAAAATATTCCAATAACACAGGAAAGATCTGTCTTTGAACTGTTCACAAATAAAGTACAACAGATGTCAAAGGTTTACAAGTTGAGATTGTTTTATATTAAGGGGTCACAACCCAAAATGTTTGGGAACCTCTGCTGTCACATGCAGATATTTGGTATTTTCACTTTGAATGATTAATCATTCTTTCAGTAGGCTAACCATTTCAGCACTGGTCACAcgaaagaccaaaacaaagccCCTTTAATGATTAACATGTAATGAATACAAaggaaaattaaaatgtgatgcagAGAAACATATTGCATCTGTTctgtagtttaaaaaaatagataatCAAAAGATGTTTTAGATTTAATCAGCAAGGtcacatttgttagattacctATGGAGTTGCACATCGCAAACACTGTCTGTTAATCTTCTGCTGCTGTGGCATTCCTGGTTTTCTGTTATCTCTGTCTGTAGCTCTGTGAATGCCCTGAGCTGTGGCTCGGCATCTGACTGACTACAGAAACATCCAAGCAATGGCTTTAAAAATGGGTCGCACAATGTACAGTTGGCTATGAATAGAAACGACCTCTGACGCATTTGTCCTCTGGAACAGATTCCTGAAATATTATTGAATTAGTCAAAGCAAAACGCTATACTACATTAATCGGTTGCTTAGAGCAGAGGCTTATCCCTGACTAAGTCATGTTGGTTTTCCATTCACATATGAAGTGAATGGAGGCTGCGTCCTGTAGCATGCTGGTATCCAACATGAGGGGCTCCAGAGGACAAAAACGGTTAACAAACACATTGAAAAGTTAGCTAAAATTTTCTATAACTATTGCATTAGAAACCTCTATATTTCAAATGTGTTCCTTTCTGTGAAGCAAATTGCAAAAGGTCATCCTGGATTGACCGTTCTCCTGTCTCCATCTGTTTGACTCCCAGGTACTCCCTTCCCTAAGACCTTCATGCAGGTGGCTAAGAAGATTTTGTCTCGTCTGTTTCGGGTGTTTGTCCACGTCTACATTCACCACTTTGACCGTGTGAGCCAGATGGGGGCCGAGGCTCACGTCAATACCTGCTACAAGCATTTCTATTACTTTGTCACTGAGTTCAACCTCACGGACCACAAAGAGCTGGAACCTCTGGTGAGTCAAAGAGGGGTTTGgattaagttttaaaaaaatgtgaatacAAGCTTagatatgttttaaaataatgtaatttcaaACAACCAACCCTAAACTAAAGCAGTATTGTGAAAAATCTTTTTCTGAAGAAATTTAGTGTCAGACATGGACAAAGTCATAACctgataaacatgttttttgctgctgaaatttatattttagttcggctgggcacgttaacgcattattatcgcgttaatgcattaattaattaacgccgacaattattttattgaaaatccCTTGCttactggctctgaatacacattaagtcaaaccatgggtcacaggcaGAATGGGATGCTGATCAGCCTGTAAGATAAACAAATGCAAGACGatgatcaaatgccatagcaaAGTGGATGgctacctttttatatacagtctatgatggCTACACACTGCGTGCTGATTAGtgttcatagttttcacgtgacgtcacattacaaggaaaacgctcccttggaggccaaaaagaaagggagacaagcgctccgcaAGTAAACGGCAGTGGCTCTGTGGATattaaccatggcaacagcttctgtgcacagctgtagcctatttaacttaaattaaaatgatatgCTACacaactttacctgataggccttcacctagttttgcagggatgctctgccatgcgatttccctcctgttgatgtcctatttagtaaacagtaatcgactctggaaactcacaaacagcgaggatcagtctctcttccaatgatttgtgctctgcgtcacgtacaaaaagttcaagacaattcagcTTCTgcggcgggcgtgtgcgtgaggcgaccacttcccctcactctaacagggacgcTTGCTTCTGAACACAAcatttatgctgctccctgataaaagaaaaatgtctctgctgatacctgtttaggaaaaaaaacaacaagaaaactgatttatatagcctatgttaacctgttgctcagaagacTCCTGGCAGTGGTAAATagctttgttttcatatttgatttaattacattaacgtttaagttgagatttacaagaaatattttattgctactgtgtaaagggaatactgctggtaaaaagcatcttatttgtttaaagtgtttgcaaaccacatgttattgcacttctGTCTATTTAGCAGTACATCTAacttaaaagtgcgcaatacattactttagaattcattattcaattttgagCATAACAATGCGCTTAATCgcagaaaatcatgcaattaattgcgataaaataatttattcgtTACTGTACCAATACTAATTTTAGTGTGACAACAGCATATCACACCAATTTCTTTTTACCCACATAAACATATATCATAAAACCTTTTTGATATGGATcacttgtatttgttttttaaagaattgtgaCTATGGTACTGAACTTAAAGGTTGGGTaagcaattctggagaaatatatattatatttgaacTCGGCagccaaacaaatacaacatacaaaTAGTGGAATCCAGAGCAGCTGTTGCCCAAGGGTAGCTGAATCAAAACAAACCtaatataaaatgtcaaatgaacaacatgcaagcacacaaaaaaagcatcCGAAACAGAACGACTGAAAACAGGGCCATAGGTTTGTAGTTACGATAACACCTGCTCCAGACAGTGATCCTCACAACTCTTATGCTACTGTAGCTAACATCACCACAACAGCATATGTTGGCGAACTTGAAAgtagctgaatgtctgtgggaaAGTCATTTACATCACAAACATTAGCAAACAGGACCAAACAATACTGACCTATTGCTCCTGTGAAACAAAGCAACACTAATGTTACTCAGCTGTCAAGCAGAAACAGCGTAACCCCCGCATCCGTCTTCATGCCTTTCAGTTCTCAGATGTCTCAAAAAGCCTCGCCGATGTTAACTCATAGAACAGGATGTTAGTGGACCATGACAAaaagtggattggattggattagAGTCGCTTACTCCACAATGTAACTGTACAATCGGACTAAACTAACTCaaacagattattttattttaatatcttaTTGCATCTTGTTAATTATTGTCCAACTTATGTCAATACTAATATATCCGTAATGAGCTAGTATAGATATTAAATAGTAAAGTAGTGGGTAAACTGTGTCCCGTATATAGTAATTGTTAATAAAAAGTGTATTCATTGGGCGCCCTGGTGGCCTTGAACAACATGAGATCATTTCCTCCTGCAATAATTTTAAGACGTTTGACTCATGGTGTAACAAAGAACTATGTGACCAAAAGCTTAGACAATAAGCTGGATGTTTGCAATGGAGATTAGTTTGCGGATTGtttagaccttttttttttttggttgctattttttcttttctacatgaacttacaaatacatttaaagaacCTGCCTACTGCATCCTAAAGTGTGGTCACATTTTGAAGAGCACAGGTATTTCCTTCCCTGCTCTGACTCGCTGTACTGTGTACACTGTGTTTGCAGAAAGAGATGACCTCTCGGGTGTGTCACTGAGGGAGCACAAGTGACCTGTCGACACAAGCCCGACGAACGCACCCGTCCATCTAGAAGACTGCAGCGGAGAACTAAAAGAAcagacaaatttaaaaaaaagagtctatttttatatttaagtacTGTAATCTATTTTAGCCACATACTGTAGGTGTTAAACAAGAACCTTGTCTTATAAGTTGTTTTGTtccttttaaaaaagatttcaaacattttatcagAGCACAGTATTAAGaggtgtatgtttgtgttgatgtttttctattttatttgaatCGCAATCATTCCAGGATACTTCCGTCTTTCTGTCTAAAATGATCTAAAATTAGTATGATTTCTTACTGTACGTCTATAAAATCACTATGTTGTTGCATTAAAATGATTCTTTACTGTTATAATTTGAATTTGGCAATCTGTATTTAAATGAACACTGACTGGTTTTCCTTTCTGATGCTAACAGTGCTGGGCTATGGCCTAACCTAATCTGTTGGTTTTCTGTAAAACTATCAGCAGTTTTACTACTCACCACTGAACATTCAGTTatgaaaaaaactgtttttttttctgtttcttatgttttgaaaattatttCAGGTGTCTAAATAGATTTGGGGCTCATTACCATCAATTTTAAAAGTTATGAACACATTTGGAAGTAAACTTAATACTGTAATGGCTTGCTGGTGAGTCAGACATTATCAAGTCTGTGTCATTGCACGCTTTAGGGCTCGGGCCACCAGGCAGGTTCTCAGATGTCAAAGCTGCAGTTGTTTGTTGCAGATACTCTTGGCAGATGAAGGTCACAGGAGACTTAAACCTCACATGACTAAAGTCAGGGTGGTGGCACATGTTCTGAAGACCAAATGTAATAACTGTCCACTGGGTGGCATCAGACACCAAAACCCGTTGTGAGGAAATACTGAAATCCTAATCTGCCCAGTGTCCCAGTTATAGTCATGAAGAGGCCATGTGGACCCTTTCTGGATCTGATTCGGGTTAATGATTTGACTAAGCTGGTTATATAAGAAACAGGCCAGACTGTACTGTGATGAATACAGAGAGAGTTTTTGTTTAGAATGAGccctgctttgcatgactgggccaagaacaacAGGCTTGAGAACAACATTGTTGGGTCAGATTTAGAGGGTATATCACTCACAATGATTTGGATCAAGTAAATAATGAGCAGCAATCTTGCACACAAGAAACACACCTGTGTTAACACAAATTACAAGATAACGTTTAAGAGCCTACAACTTGTGACAATCAAAACATTAAGtagtacatgttttttttaaaggaacattACCTTTATTGCCCCTGCAGGAGCACTGGCTGTGGGTATTcaaaaaaactcaaaaactCATACTTCTTGACTTGCACTTGAtccaaacaataataaaataattcaaaattgACTTACTCTACACTTTCAGAGTggtatatatttttatgctaaCAACTTTGGGTGacaatacaaacattttattgtgactGAGTTGAGCTAATGATTCTAACCAATAATTAGTAGTTATTATTTACTTGTTTGGAGAACTTATGTTACATTGAACATGAATTACATTATGTACTTTTGTATACATTTGCTATATCGTGATGTGTATGATTAttttaaacacataaatatttaaaatattaccaATTTAAAATATCAACCAGCGCAACTGCCACACATTTGTATAATGCTGTGTGGTTTCAACATATATTTTAGAAGCTTATATGTTTTGTGAGTTAAATCTAAATCTTAAAAGTAACCAGTAACTACagatgtcagataaatgtagttgaGTAAAAATTACAAGAATAATCTCTGAAATGTTGTTAAGTAGAAGTAAGAAGAGGCATAAAATATAAGTAA
This genomic window from Micropterus dolomieu isolate WLL.071019.BEF.003 ecotype Adirondacks linkage group LG05, ASM2129224v1, whole genome shotgun sequence contains:
- the mob3a gene encoding MOB kinase activator 3A, with amino-acid sequence MSMALKQVFNKDRTFRPKRKFEPGTQRFELHKKAQASLNAGLDLKQAVQLPHGEDLNDWVAVHVVDFFNRINLIYGTISDSCTDQTCPVMSGGPKYEYRWQDENKYKRPTALSAPKYMSLLMDWIEVQINNENIFPTNVGTPFPKTFMQVAKKILSRLFRVFVHVYIHHFDRVSQMGAEAHVNTCYKHFYYFVTEFNLTDHKELEPLKEMTSRVCH